A region of the Thamnophis elegans isolate rThaEle1 chromosome 1, rThaEle1.pri, whole genome shotgun sequence genome:
gcctcctcctagttaatactgagagcagacaccaagccactgtgacttgaaatctggtagcaactaccctggctttaattattaaaaaaaaattatttaaaattctttcctttccctcaggagactggtgaggccccgcctcccttgcctctagtgactgcacgtccctgacaatagcagagttggaagggaccttggaggtcttctagtccaaccccctgcctaggcaggaaaccctgtaccgttccagacaaatagctatccagcatcttcttaaagacttccagtgttggggcattcacaacttctggaggcaacttctgttccactgattaattgttctaactgtcaggaaattcctcctcagttctaagttgcttctctccttgattagtttgcttctaccctcaggtgcctcggagaataatttgattccttcttctttgtgacaacccctgagatattggaaggctactatcatgtctcccctggtccttctttcaatTAAACGAGAattatatgaagaatggctgtaggatttgggtttggccagtctagagagaagaaggaccagaggagatatgatagcaatcgtccagtatttgaggggatgccacaaagaagagggagtcaatcacgtgtattgtgttttatgttccctttttccccctttgagttgttcgctgccctgagtccctcccggagaagggcagcatacaaataaactaaatcttaatcttaatcttaatcaaagcaccagaaggcaggacaagaaacaatggatggaaactaaccaaggagagaagcaacctggaattcggGAGAAACGTCCTgacagacgctgagcttgtcaatcagaaaggtcggcagtttggcagttcgaatccctagcaccgtataACAGAGTGAGATCCccttacctgtcccagcttctgccaagccagcagttcgaaagtacgtaaaaatgcaggtagaaaaataggaaccacctttggtgggaagggaacagcattctgtgcacttttcggcattgagtcatgccggccacatgacgatggagacgtctttggacagcgctggctctttggttttgaaacggagaggagcaccgccccctacagtcaggaGCGACaagcacttatgtgcgaggggaacctttacctttacctaagtgaAGCTGAAAGTCTGTAgggattctccatcatccatgtcatggttgtcccaaaggggctttttcaggaggcaactggactttcttgttctgaagacgtttcgcttctcacccaagaagcttcttcagctctactgAAGCATGACTGGAGCACCACTCAgttgaccctgaagacacagacaaAGCTgtaagtggcctcaacaaccctctaggacaggggtgtcaaaacgcAAGGCCcgagggccggatctggcccacggggggcTTATATCTGGCCtgaggggctgccctggaaatagcgaaggactgACCCATGGTgccactgccagcaaaaacggatgTTGTGAGGATCATGCGTTGCTCCTTACATGCTCCATTTTCATGGCAGGGGCTgaaggaggccgtcccagctgaaaatggagctcgggctgcaggaggccgtcccagctgaaaacggagctcgggctgCAAcaggccgtcccagctgaaaatggagctcgggctgcaggaggccgtcccagctgaaaacggagctcgggctgcaggaggccgtcccagctgaaaacggagctcgggctgcaggaggctgtcccagctgaaaacggagcttgggctgcaggaggccatcccagctgaaaatggagctcgggctgcaggaggccgtcccagctgaaaacagagctcaggctgcaggaggccgtcccagctgaaaatggagcttgggctgcaggaggccgtcccagctgaaaacggagctcgggctacaggaggccgtcccagctgaaaacggagcttgggctgcaggaggccgtcccagctgaaaatggagcttgggctgcaggaggccgtcccagctgaaaatggagctcgggctgcaggaggccgtcccagctgaaaacagagctcaggctgcaggaggccgtcccagctgaaaacggagctcgggctgcaggaggccgtcccagctgaaaacagagctcaggctgcaggaggccgtcccagctgaaaacggagcttgggctgcaggaggccgtcccagctgaaaatggagctcgggctgcaggaggccgtcccagctgaaaacggagcttgggctgcaggaggccatcccagctgaaaacggagcttgggctgcaggaggccgtcccagctgaaaatggagcttgggctgcaggaggccgtcccagctgaaaacggagcttgggctgcaggaggccatcccagctgaaaatggagcttgggctgcaggaggccgtcccagctgaaacGGAGcttgggctgcaggaggccgtcctagctgaaaacggagcttgggctgcaggaggccgtcccagctgaaaacggagcttgggctgcaggaggccgtcccagctgaaaatggagcttgggctgcaggaggccgtcccagctgaaaacggagctcgggctgcaggaggccgtcccagctgaaaacggagcttgggctgcaggaggccatcccagctgaaaacggagcttgggctgcaggaggccgtcccagctgaaaacggagctcgggctgcaggaggctgtcccagctgaaaacggagctcgggagtctgttttggctggcagagcgctcaggccaccacaggttccCCCCCAGAAAGATCAGAATTCCCTtccccatttccttttcttttcttttccttttccttttgccttcccttcttcatctatttactcccttcccttcctgtttcttgtctatttacttccttcccttcccttcctctttatgtatttacttccttcttttccccttcctcgtctatttacttccttcccttccacttcctctttcttatatatttacttccttcccttccccttcctcgtctatttacttccttcccttcatcatctatttgcttccttcccttccacttcctctttcttatccatttacttccttcttttccccttcaTCATCTATttgcttcctttcccttcccttccacttcctctttcttatctatttacttccttcccttcctcatctatttgcttccttcccttccccttccttgtctatttacttccttcccttcccttcatcaaCTATttgcttccttcccctcccttcctttttatctatttacttccttcccttcatcatctatttgtttccttcccttcatcatctatgtatttcctttccttcctctttcttatccatttacttccttcttttccccttcaTCATCTATttgcttcctttcccttcccttccacttcctctttcttatctatttacttccttcccttcctcatctATTTGCTTCCTTCCGATCCCTTCACCATCTATTCATTTCCTTCCCTTCACAATCAAttcacttccttcccttccccttcctcgtctatttacttcctttccttccccttcttctttcttatctatttacttccttccctccctctttatctatttacttcctttccttcccttccccttccttgtttatttacttccttctcttcccttcatcATCTAgttacttccttcccttcctctttatcTATttacttcctccccttcccttcatcATCTAtttgcttccttcccttcccttccttcccttcccttccttcccttccctgtctatttacttccttcccttccccttccttgtctatttacttccttcccttcctctttatctatttacttccttcccttcccttcatcatctatttgtttccttcccttcatcatctatttccttcccttcctctttcttttttttgagatttttttttattgttttagttaaacaaaaacacacacacacacaaaaaataatctttcgttacatcttgtagaaagcgtatcgattggttacaaatatattccgtgtgtttcttccacaatccttacatatacttcattcaaatcaagttgtacattttaagtcaagaaagaaaaattacgtattttactatccctgtaccataattcttaTTTAGTTACCatcatttaaacatgtttttgtctagaatcatttatatttaaagacacaaccacctactggcattcatttgcagtttcaatagatctccaataacattacacctttatgacatattctaaaactaattcagttaagtaagatatctaagcatccccccctccccataacacacctgtatctatcattaaatattgtccattaacatttccttcttattattgtagttgactaaaagttattaactgtttatctcacctctgagtccccttcggggaaaagggcggcatataaatgtaataaatccaatccaatccaggcccacacaatattatacctttatagccatctttaaacaatgatttattaataagatttataagacttttccctcaatcccaaattagttaattacgtgctaagaaaataaccattagacatctaagacaatctaagagatgttagTATTTCTACTTAACAATCACCAAAAATATACATTAGAATTTCTAtggcccggttatttatcctaactaaggtAAACATttcactattagtatcatagtaaattatatgttaacgaataaacattcaatggtaatctagaacagtctataaagtactaaaatctctagttattaatcatcaataattaactagctttttttccaactagcattattaaccagtgtctttccagtaacaaaatggtctttcctctctctccagcTGCTGTGTCAATTCTCTTTCCAGGACCTTTCCAGGATTtaagacttctctctgcactttgtagcttaaacgatctctcatgtagttttgttgcccttgagttgttattaatgtgagcttaactttggttgtcaggtttatttctggatagatttgtcttattaactccatctttttcgctctttctttttctcctgcatcttggagtttggagtgaagcaccaaattatcaaagtcactttcccagcttcccttctttccaccttcactcacgtttactccatttataagttcatctgagttcttatctttgttttctgtaatttcattcgcttctttaatttctggggctgcaaccccatcatcttttttttgtggtaccccatagtctgtcccattccttgtcaaatctctcaagtccttctgagatgttttgaagtccaaccaaaatgttttgaattatcaagttttcttcatctgagtattgctccattttttttagtgtaaaaagaaatataaagaaaaagcaaagagagGAATTTGGTACTTTCTGTCACTCTAGCCTGTCAtaaattttgaagaatatatctatttttattttaaatcttaagcaaatgttcttttatggtttccaaagaagaagggatctaatctttttctttcctttttcaattCTTGCCAAAACATTTTCCACACGAACCAGCAGaacactatttgtgaccttgggcctttatcaggttttaaaagcAAGTTCCAAGCCCTTCGGTTGCAAAGTCAGTGTAGTCAAATAGGAGTGAACAAAGGAAACATTGTTACAACAGCAAGAGAAAAAAACTTCagacttgggctttcaagtggcagattcaactattttaTAAACTTTTCCCTATGTATCTTTAATATGATATTGTAACAATTAGAAGGAgtaatttattaaagtaaaaatagcaatagcaatagcagtagacttatataccgcttcataggcctttcaggcctctctaagcggtttacagagagtcagcatattgcccccaacaatatgggtcctcattttacccacctcggaaggatggaaggctgagtcaaccctgagccggtgagatttgaaccgctgaactgctgatctagcagtagcctgcagtgctgcatttaaccactgcgccaccttggctctgaaaaAAATTAccatatatactcaagtataagccgagtttttcagcccactttttgggctgaaaaaagccgcctcggcttatactcgagtcagtgaaaaatttgcccgaaatggaggagaaaaaggggcggggccatgctgctgggtgacgctcgtgaatggcccggcgcccctgtgagtttcccctccctctgtgtcagtttgccgcgcagcgcgcaccgcaccatcccccctcctcacgttctaatgtaatgcagggctgtcttacgattccccttcctccccctcctgccgctctgcaacgatgtcccacctcctccttgttatggcaagcagccacataacgatatcccagagctagtttactgtttttctttgaaataaatattcaaaaacattattggtatctatttttatttttgaaatttaccggtagctgcttcatttcccaccctaggcttatactcgagtcaataacttttccagttttttgtggtaaaattaggtgcctcggcttatattcgggccggcctatactcgagtatatacgggtaaGCCAAAAAAGTTgaagtagtaaaaagaaatagagatcccttcacctcaagcggagaaacaggaaatgttgcaatcacttcaacccacaaaacatcgttacaggcaagagcaaaaaactttctaaggcagttcaatagggattaaatacgccgctttgttcttgcttaagGGACTAATTTAGTTTAAGAAAAGAATTTCTTAGGgcaaaattctaaaagaaaagaaaaaaacccctccccagatggaacactttcatttctctttctggagccgtctccaactatgtcagcctgggggctgtctATTTGCCGCCGGTTGGAAGCACTCCCCTTGggttgatcagggactttgcgatgaccctgcgaccagcaaggtcttgtcttccttcccttcctctttcttatccatttacttccttcttttccccttcatcatctatttacttcctttcccttccctttctgcagttgttaagtgaattattgcatttgttaagttagaaaagcggttgttaagtgaatctggcttcccccttgactttgctcttGAGAGGtctcgcaaaaggggatcccataacccagggacactgcaaccgtcataaatacgagtcagttgccaagggtctgaatctTTATCATGGGACCCTGGGGAGGCTGAGACAATCATAAGGGTGATTTTTGGATTCAGAATAAGGGGCGGGAGGGAAATTTCTAATGCTGAAAAAATCAGAAGGAGAAAAGTTTGGCTAATATTGAAAAGAAAATCAAACTTAGCTTAATTTGTCTGATTGGTGTTTAAttatcttgttttatttcttttattgctttgtttgctacatcatttccccctttttcattctttttaacaGATGTGACAGCAGGCTcattggggattctgggagttgaagtctatacatgatggctgggggattctgggaactgaagtccaatcATCTGAAAGCATGccggcttgggaattctgggagttgaagtccatccatcttgcagCACACCAGCTGAGCAGGCTGGGAAAAGATCCGTCTCGAAGGTTTTAGCAGGCACAAAGTTGGGATCCGTTAAGCGAAGTTGCAACTTGACCCTTCAAACGTTTGGGGAAACTGCAGACCACGTCCTCGAGGTACAAAAACACGACATCTTTCTGGGCCCAGTTGAAGAGGGCCTGCAGGCGGCAGTCACACGCCCAGGGGTTCCCGGAGAGATCGAGCGTGAGCGCAAAAGTCACGTTGACCAAGGGAAAATCCAGAGAGACGATATCGTTGTTGGCGAGATCCAAACGTACCAGATGCTTCAAGGACCGAAAGAGCCCAGCCGGAACATGGGTCAGGCTGGTGTTCCTCAGTGAGATGTCCCGTAGCTTGGGAGTCCCATGGAAGGTGTTGGGGGAAATCGACTGGATGGGGTTGTTTTTCAGAGTTAAGGCCCTTAACGACGTGAGCCCTCTGAACATCTCCGGAGAGAGGCAGCGGAGGAGGTTGGAGGAGAGATCCAGGAACGTCAGCAGGGTCAGTTTATGAAAGCAAGAATCTGGGATCTCCTTCAGCTGATTGTGGTGGAGACTCAGGGCCCTGAGGTCCTCC
Encoded here:
- the LOC116506651 gene encoding phospholipase A2 inhibitor-like codes for the protein MKPSTPPLLIACLVMSLNSYTQQVPHCMSLPGTEKTVFICNASSLREFPKGIPSETKTISVLSTQISSLDTEALQGLPELQVLYLINNQLKTLPGGLFRNLPHLHSLDLSGNLLEDLAPALFANASSLADLILSENQLAELRPSWFDTLEDLRALSLHHNQLKEIPDSCFHKLTLLTFLDLSSNLLRCLSPEMFRGLTSLRALTLKNNPIQSISPNTFHGTPKLRDISLRNTSLTHVPAGLFRSLKHLVRLDLANNDIVSLDFPLVNVTFALTLDLSGNPWACDCRLQALFNWAQKDVVFLYLEDVVCSFPKRLKGQVATSLNGSQLCAC